The following proteins come from a genomic window of Sardina pilchardus chromosome 13, fSarPil1.1, whole genome shotgun sequence:
- the pgr gene encoding progesterone receptor, whose translation MERINSSVLDSSTGKRVNDFLEKYPDAGSDHATDCKETMVCFPTGMSSFANVATLCTEPESISDSVALKGMSDKVFNKKYSDRADDYIKSEHDPWIPTGEFQMKQSVSPESSQSSSASIASQGDTSKFIKDEREPSLIMDPDFGLTSNVSAMNSCYNGKKQQFDFMVEVPSFPSHSTGQQASQQHLFMCKNEMSRWPLQSSTADSQVWCQPMGMTEEQHHQSAYSSADGINTGFLQRSSNTYSTYSGMPPQRACVICGDEASGCHYGVVTCGSCKVFFKRAVEGHHNYLCAGRNDCIVDKIRRKNCPACRLRKCYQAGMMLGGRKLKRFGAMKAMGLPSSLMFHSPLTITGDGQTMTTLPCMPSLRELQLSPQIISILDSIEPEVVYSGYDNAQPDMPNQLLNCLNRLCERQLLWIVRWSKSLPGFRSLHISDQMTLIQYSWMNLMVFSLGWRTFQNVSSEYLYFAPDLILNQERMRKSPIYDLCLAMQVIPQEFANLQVTREEFLCMKALMLLNTVPLEGLKSQNQFDEMRQNYIRELTKAIHIKEKGLVASSQRFYQLTKVMDAMHEIVKKVNLYCLSTFIQADAMKVEFPEMMSEVIASQLPKVLAGMVKPLLFHNK comes from the exons ATGGAACGCATTAACTCCTCTGTATTAGATTCATCTACTGGTAAAAGAGTTAATGACTTTTTAGAAAAGTATCCGGACGCTGGAAGCGACCATGCAACGGACTGTAAGGAGACGATGGTTTGCTTCCCCACCGGTATGAGTAGTTTCGCAAATGTGGCAACTTTATGCACAGAGCCTGAGTCAATCAGCGACAGCGTCGCCCTCAAAGGCATGTCAGACAAAGTGTTTAACAAAAAGTACAGCGATCGTGCGGATGACTATATTAAATCCGAGCACGACCCGTGGATTCCCACCGGGGAATTTCAGATGAAGCAGTCGGTGTCTCCTGAAAGTTCGCAAAGCTCATCTGCGTCAATTGCATCACAGGGAGATACGTCTAAGTTTATTAAAGATGAGAGAGAACCGTCCCTCATAATGGATCCCGATTTTGGTCTGACATCGAACGTGTCTGCCATGAACAGTTGTTACAATGGCAAGAAACAGCAATTCGACTTTATGGTCGAAGTGCCATCGTTCCCAAGCCACAGTACTGGCCAACAG gcatctcAGCAGCATCTGTTCATGTGCAAGAACGAAATGTCCAGATGGCCGCTTCAATCCTCAACTGCGGACAGTCAAGTTTGGTGCCAGCCCATGGGAATGACCGAAGAGCAGCACCATCAGTCGGCCTATTCCTCAGCTGATGGGATCAACACAGGTTTTCTTCAGAGGTCCTCGAACACCTACTCCACATATTCTGG GATGCCTCCTCAAAGAGCGTGTGTCATCTGTGGAGATGAGGCCTCCGGTTGTCACTATGGGGTTGTCACATGCGGAAGctgcaaagtatttttcaaaaGGGCAGTTGAAG GCCATCATAACTATCTTTGTGCTGGGAGAAATGACTGCATCGTGGATAAGATTAGAAGAAAAAATTGCCCCGCATGTCGTCTCAGGAAGTGCTACCAAGCTGGCATGATGTTGGGAG GACGGAAGCTGAAGCGATTTGGGGCCATGAAGGCTATGGGGCTGCCCTCGTCCCTGATGTTCCATTCACCCCTGACTATCACAGGGGACGGCCAGACCATGACCACCTTACCCTGCATGCCCAGCTTAAGAGAGCTCCAGCTCTCCCCACAGATCATCAGTATATTAGACAGCATTGAGCCAGAGGTGGTTTATTCTGGCTATGACAACGCCCAGCCTGATATGCCTAACCAGCTGCTTAACTGCCTGAATCGGCTTTGTGAGAGGCAGCTTTTGTGGATTGTCAGATGGTCAAAGTCACTCCCAG GATTTCGTAGTCTGCATATTAGTGACCAGATGACACTGATCCAGTATTCTTGGATGAACCTGATGGTGTTTTCTCTGGGCTGGAGGACTTTTCAAAATGTTTCCAGTGAATACTTATACTTTGCCCCTGATCTCATTCTCAACCA AGAGCGGATGAGAAAGTCACCAATCTATGACCTGTGCCTGGCAATGCAGGTCATCCCACAAGAGTTTGCTAATCTTCAGGTGACCAGGGAAGAATTTCTGTGCATGAAAGCCCTGATGCTTCTCAACACTG TGCCACTAGAGGGTCTAAAAAGCCAAAAccagtttgatgaaatgagacagaaCTACATCCGTGAGCTGACCAAAGCCATCCACATCAAGGAGAAAGGGTTGGTCGCCAGCTCTCAGCGCTTCTATCAACTAACCAAAGTCATGGATGCCATGCATGAG ATTGTGAAGAAGGTCAACCTGTACTGCCTGAGCACCTTCATCCAGGCGGACGCCATGAAGGTGGAGTTTCCAGAGATGATGTCAGAGGTGATTGCCTCACAGCTTCCAAAAGTTTTGGCAGGTATGGTGAAGCCTCTTTTGTTTCACAACAAGTGA
- the six5 gene encoding homeobox protein SIX5, producing the protein MASLSSEQNDICTEQPTEDSEKSKIKEERDPDEVSEELLQSFRKSELSFSSDQVACVCEALLQAGNVDRLWRFLSTIPPSADLLRGNETLLKAQALVAFHREEFKQLYAILDSHDFHPSNHGFLQDLYLQARYKEAERSRGRSLGAVDKYRLRKKFPLPKTIWDGEETVYCFKEKSRNALKDCYKINRYPTPDEKKNLAKATGLSLTQVSNWFKNRRQRDRTPSGTNSKSESDGNHSTEDEASKGDLEDITDKHINEDSITCSTGSLISISGTTCSTGGQLILNSTGGFLTSPHPLLLNGSSLLSGTGSSVIINGLTLNDGHAVTLSPVTANPPLLLNGAQVIPKAMGINDLSLEVPSVSEMETQATLPTVVLNTHTSPNGTITLPLTEEGKGSSGTASTLPTLDFINSISVPEGLVLKTDDGVQTISLTSVPSSTTSSSISPITPLSPLAVNQSGRTSETLSPLPAGVVISNPMVPLTSQQHEFVVFATAGSQLSPSNSICQVVSSSSSSTPQVFSLPQVVPSIQGIPVSQLVQHHSGAQVSPCPQLVPVSSLTSQLPQVSVPPLQGQMLHIAPRLAQVPQCSTSTTLSDGNILSVSQVGSQVSQGLTLQLSDQSSSNSLSLSQRPVQQVIPISSPTQVVPVSQSKELGLAQLVPVSLPQLVPVSSISAASNGSLSFPQMVQASPSLSIPSAGGAFQIISSNPSAGVGVAQAPLRVNQLGSLQSVGPTAGTSPGVQILNSGIIQIPSSSPGTGNFVLTGGMGGSPILSLQQGKLILTIPAGIQFTSVPVKSMSENLVQSMVTSDQTPVIVTAENPPATSAAVPVSSALQCSSLSYTNSALYCSPEPGAPANPTPIASPDTPDCSSTHTSSGVLPSQHTLSPESMLTLSPICGSGSQLPQTTWSPASLASSATLSLFDVRGKGDLAEDPTLMELPSSDGLLLGTPPGGDVDKESHLDDTEEMDGDSKILTQLQSVPVDDDLGL; encoded by the exons ATGGCTTCCTTGTCTTCAGAACAAAACGATATTTGCACCGAGCAGCCGACAGAGGACTCAGAAAAATCTAAaataaaggaagagagagatccTGACGAGGTTTCAGAGGAACTGCTTCAAAGTTTTCGCAAGTCGGAGCTTAGCTTTTCTAGTGACCAagtggcatgtgtgtgcgagGCACTTCTGCAGGCGGGTAATGTGGATCGCCTGTGGAGATTCCTCTCCACCATCCCTCCTTCGGCTGACCTGCTACGTGGCAATGAAACTTTACTGAAGGCCCAAGCACTAGTCGCTTTCCACCGGGAAGAATTCAAACAATTGTACGCAATACTAGATAGCCACGATTTCCACCCCAGCAACCATGGGTTCCTGCAGGACCTTTACTTACAGGCACGGTACAAGGAGGCTGAGAGGTCCCGAGGTCGGAGTCTGGGTGCAGTGGACAAGTATCGTCTTAGGAAGAAGTTTCCCCTGCCAAAAACTATTTGGGACGGAGAGGAGACAGTATATTGCTTCAAAGAAAAGTCGCGCAATGCTCTCAAAGATTGTTACAAGATCAACAGGTATCCCACCCCAGACGAAAAGAAGAATTTAGCTAAAGCCACCGGACTTTCCCTGACCCAAGTTAGTAACTGGTTCAAGAATCGACGACAGAGAGACCGAACACCCTCTGGTACCAACAGCAAAAG TGAATCTGATGGCAACCACAGTACTGAAGATGAAGCCAGCAAGGGAGATTTGGAGGATATCACAGACAAACATATCAATGAGGACTCAATCACGTGTTCCACTGGCTCTCTCATATCCATCTCTGGTACTACGTGCAGCACTGGCGGCCAGCTCATTCTCAACAGCACAGGGGGGTTCCTCACCTCCCCTCATCCTCTGCTTCTCaatggcagctcactgctctcagGCACGGGGTCAAGTGTCATTATCAACGGGTTGACCTTAAACGACGGGCATGCGGTGACTCTCAGTCCAGTCACTGCCAACCCGCCTTTGCTACTGAATGGAGCACAGGTCATCCCCAAAGCAATGGGAATCAATGACCTCAGCTTGGAGGTCCCGTCTGTCAGCGAAATGGAAACACAAGCTACTCTCCCCACTGTGGTACTGAACACCCACACCAGCCCAAATGGAACCATCACCCTCCCACTgacagaggaggggaagggatcCAGTGGCACAGCCTCCACTCTGCCTACGCTGGACTTCATCAACTCCATCAGTGTCCCAGAAGGCCTGGTACTAAAGACAGACGACGGGGTGCAAACTATATCACTGACTTCTGTGCCCTCGTCCACCACTTCATCTTCCATTTCCCCCATCACCCCTCTGTCTCCTCTAGCTGTGAATCAGAGTGGCCGAACCTCAGAGACCTTGAGCCCCTTGCCGGCAGGAGTGGTCATCTCTAACCCTATGGTGCCTTTGACCTCCCAGCAGCATGAGTTTGTGGTGTTTGCCACCGCTGGCTCCCAGCTGAGCCCCTCCAATTCCATCTGCCAGGTGgtctcgtcttcctcctcctccacgccacaggtgttctctctcccccaggtGGTGCCTTCTATCCAGGGCATCCCTGTCTCTCAGCTGGTGCAGCACCACTCGGGAGCCCAAGTGTCTCCCTGTCCCCAGCTCGTCCCCGTGTCTTCCCTCACCAGTCAGCTGCCACAGGTTTCTGTCCCTCCTTTACAAGGTCAGATGCTCCACATAGCGCCGCGCCTTGCCCAAGTTCCACAGTGTAGTACGTCCACCACCCTCAGCGATGGCAACATTTTATCTGTTTCCCAGGTGGGAAGTCAGGTCTCCCAGGGCTTGACCCTCCAGCTTAGTGATCAGTCTtcctcaaactctctctctctctctcagcggcCTGTGCAACAGGTCATTCCTATTTCCTCCCCGACACAAGTCGTCCCTGTCTCTCAGTCGAAAGAACTAGGCCTAGCCCAGTTAGTCCCCGTGTCTTTGCCTCAACTCGTTCCTGTGTCCTCCATCTCGGCAGCCTCCAATGGATCCCTTTCATTTCCCCAAATGGTACAAGCTAGCCCTTCCCTTTCTATACCATCTGCTGGAGGTGCCTTCCAGATCATCAGTTCCAACCCTAGCGCAGGTGTTGGAGTTGCGCAGGCACCCCTGCGAGTTAACCAGCTTGGATCCCTCCAGAGTGTTGGTCCTACAGCCGGTACCTCACCTGGGGTTCAGATCCTCAATTCGGGGATCATTCAAATCCCCTCTAGCTCACCAG GTACTGGTAACTTTGTTCTGACAGGAGGCATGGGGGGTAGTCCCATTCTTAGCCTCCAGCAAGGCAAACTCATTCTGACCATTCCAGCTGGCATCCAGTTCACCAGTGTGCCTGTCAAGTCGATGTCAGAGAACCTTGTCCAAAGCATGGTGACTTCTGACCAGACCCCAGTCATCGTTACTGCCGAGAATCCGCCCGCCACCTCTGCAGCAGTGCCGGTTTCGTCTGCCCTGCAGTGTTCCTCGTTGAGCTACACCAATTCTGCACTGTACTGCAGCCCCGAGCCTGGAGCGCCAGCCAACCCGACCCCCATAGCTTCCCCCGACACGCCAGACTGTTCAAGCACTCACACGTCCTCCGGAGTGCTGCCGTCCCAGCACACCTTGAGCCCAGAGAGCATGCTGACGCTCAGCCCGATATGCGGCTCAGGCTCACAGCTTCCACAGACCACGTGGAGCCCCGCCTCGCTCGCCTCGTCTGCCACTCTCAGTCTGTTTGATGTGCGGGGGAAGGGAGACCTAGCCGAGGATCCCACTCTGATGGAACTGCCGTCTAGTGATGGTCTGCTACTTGGGACTCCGCCTGGTGGAGATGTGGACAAAGAATCCCACTTGGATGATACAGAGGAAATGGACGGGGATTCAAAAATTCTCACACAACTCCAGTCTGTTCCTGTAGATGATGATTTGGGTTTATAG
- the qpctla gene encoding glutaminyl-peptide cyclotransferase-like a — MPRNSSRYKALQTGNGGTTSVCDQVRMPRMRFLVICLCGAFVLAMILGIYLSNEATNSRILSADLTKDKFNHKPSKLSLAQVRKLAAQVDISRLWEKHLRPFLIERLPGTPGSQAVRQHIKSQLASLLTGWTVEEDLFKSATPRGLVTFTNVLAVLDPLAPRRLLLACHYDSKFYAPDPKHPKRVFLGASDSAVPCSMILELVTVLDVQLNALKQQRAAVTLQLVFFDGEEAFEEWTDTDSIYGSRHLAERMARTPYPTATSHTNLLQAVDLFVLLDLLGGPDPLIVNHFDNTAHWFDRLIAAEKRLHRQGLLFSHPSEQSYFRKDVYLGPVQDDHIPFLHRGVPVLHVIPTPFPPFWHKMEDDEERMHRPTVENLTKIMAIFLAEYLGL, encoded by the exons ATGCCGAGAAATAGTTCTAGATACAAGGCACTACAGACAGGCAACGGCGGTACGACCTCCGTTTGTGACCAAGTCCGCATGCCGCGTATGCGTTTTTTGGTAATCTGTCTCTGCGGTGCGTTTGTGCTTGCTATGATCTTGGGAATATACCTGTCAAACGAGGCGACCAACTCCAGAATTCTGTCAGCAGATCTCACCAAAGACAAG ttcAATCATAAGCCTAGCAAGTTATCCCTGGCCCAGGTGCGTAAACTAGCTGCCCAGGTAGACATATCACGTCTGTGGGAGAAACATCTGAGACCATTCTTAATAGAGAGGCTTCCAGGAACACCAGGCAGCCAAGCTGTGAGACAG CACATCAAGTCTCAGCTCGCATCGCTACTGACGGGCTGGACAGTCGAGGAGGACCTCTTCAAATCAGCCACTCCACGAGGCCTGGTCACCTTCACCAATGTCTTGGCTGTACTGGACCCTTTAGCCCCCCGCCGCCTCCTTCTGGCCTGTCACTATGACTCCAAGTTCTACGCACCGGACCCCAAGCACCCTAAACGTGTGTTTCTGGGGGCGAGCGACTCAGCTGTTCCCTGCTCCATGATCCTGGAACTCGTCACAGTTCTAGATGTGCAGCTGAACGCCCTTAAACAACAG CGGGCTGCTGTGACCCTTCAGCTGGTCTTTTTTGACGGAGAAGAGGCATTTGAGGAGTGGACAGACACTGATTCTATCTACGGCTCTCGCCACCTGGCTGAGCGTATGGCCCGCACGCCATATCCCACCGCCACCTCTCACACCAACCTACTGCAAGCAGTG GATCTGTTTGTTTTACTGGACCTGTTGGGTGGGCCTGATCCACTGATTGTCAATCACTTTGACAACACAGCTCATTGGTTTGACCGCCTCATAGCTGCAG AGAAGAGATTGCACAGGCAGGGCCTGTTGTTTTCCCACCCATCTGAACAAAGCTACTTCAGGAAGGACGTGTACCTGGGCCCTGTGCAGGATGACCACATCCCCTTCTTACATAGGG GTGTTCCAGTGCTTCATGTTATACCCACGCCATTCCCCCCATTTTGGCACAAAatggaggatgatgaggagaggATGCACCGGCCCACTGTGGAAAACCTCACTAAAATCATGGCAATCTTCTTGGCAGAGTATTTGGgcctttga
- the tbcb gene encoding tubulin-folding cofactor B, with translation MEDNGISIISNPTVAIRLTSTLSEFESNRRFNRGITIAEFKCKLEMVVGIPSSCMELQLFSTQDKFLLKLEDSDALLGSYPVDDDCRIHVIDRSGGQNEFSDLSKVEKFELPDDAYEKRNDSARSFLKKKKLGRFNEEQQAKQEELKAATEEKEKAACANITTGSRCQVTVLGQPTKLGTVMYVGTADFKPGSWVGVKYDEPLGKHDGSVNGKRYFECEPKYGAFVKPTSVTVGDFPEEDYLDEM, from the exons ATGGAAGACAACGGTATATCAATCATAAGCAATCCAACAGTGGCAATTCGTTTGACTAGCACTCTTTCTGAGTTCGAGTCAAATCGTCGATTCAATCGGGGAATCACAATTGCAGAATTCAAG tGTAAGTTGGAGATGGTGGTAGGCATTCCATCATCTTGTATGGAACTCCAGCTGTTCAGCACCCAAGACAAGTTCCTGCTGAAACTCGAGGACAGTGATGCTCTCTTAGGCTCGTACCCTGTGGATGATGATTGCAGGATACAT GTGATTGACCGCAGTGGAGGTCAGAATGAGTTCAGCGATCTGTCCAAAGTTGAGAAGTTTGAGCTGCCAGATGACGCCTATGAAAAGAGAAATG ACTCAGCACGCTCCTtcttgaagaagaagaagcttgGCCGGTTTAATGAAGAGCAGCAAGCGAAACAAGAAGAACTGAAGGCGGcaacagaggagaaggagaaagctgCATGTGCCAACATCACCACCGGTAGTAGATGCCAAGTCACAGTTCTCGGGCAGCCTACAAAGCTCGGCACTGTGATGTATGTAG GAACGGCAGACTTCAAACCAGGCTCGTGGGTAGGAGTCAAGTATGATGAGCCACTTGGAAAGCATGATGGCAG TGTGAATGGGAAACGGTATTTTGAATGTGAGCCGAAGTATGGTGCCTTTGTGAAGCCCACATCAGTGACTGTTGGAGATTTCCCAGAAGAAGACTATTTGGATGAGATGTAG